Below is a genomic region from Bacteroidota bacterium.
CCTCGTAGTAGGGTAAAAATGTACCCAATGCAACCACAATGGCCATTACACCGGGCGATGCGCCCAATAACTGTTGCCCTTGGTGGTTGGCAAGCATGGGCAGGGTGTTGTTTGCAACTACAAAAAATACCGCTCCAATAATACCGCCCCACAAATAGGTAGCAAGGGCTTTGGTATTGCCCGCATACTCGCGGTAAATATTGCCCAGCCAATATAAAAACACCATGTTTACTAACAAGTGTATAAGGCCGATATGAAAAAAGTTGTGGGTGATGATTGTCCACGGACGAAGCACAAATAATGAGGCATCGGCAGGAACAGCAAAAAAGGCAGTAAACTGAAGGAACATTGCATCAAAGTTCCCTCCTGATAATGCCCAAAGAGCAACAGAAGTAAGCGCAGCAAACAAAAACACCAACACGTTAATTATTACTAATTTACGTGCCATGTTGTTGCCCTCGGCATAGAAACGCT
It encodes:
- a CDS encoding rhomboid family intramembrane serine protease produces the protein MKAIDDFKRFYAEGNNMARKLVIINVLVFLFAALTSVALWALSGGNFDAMFLQFTAFFAVPADASLFVLRPWTIITHNFFHIGLIHLLVNMVFLYWLGNIYREYAGNTKALATYLWGGIIGAVFFVVANNTLPMLANHQGQQLLGASPGVMAIVVALGTFLPYYEVSFFNFYISLRWVALGVVTLLLLNLPHGNVGGQIAHLGGIIFGYFYGRHLRRSSTFGSGIENIGDFISGLFKRKPKLTVVKKETTVYSSTTITDFDDEYEPNQEVIDAILDKISQSGYESLTRKERDLLYKASKQD